The Gigantopelta aegis isolate Gae_Host chromosome 3, Gae_host_genome, whole genome shotgun sequence genome segment AAATCCACGAAACAGCAGCCCGCTTAGCGGTTTTATAGTGGAGAAGAATACATTTTTAGGGTGATGTATAACGAGTATAGCAAAATGCTGTTGGCagtaagaaaattaatgttgatGGCCTATTCTAAttggttaaataatacatataaaccTCGTGATGACAGCTCTAACATACAATCACTTAAACCGACGTCTTAAAATTGCATAGGCCTAATGACCAAACTGTTAGTTTTTCTTGTGATGTGTAAAGATTATACCTTGAATTACATGCCCCCTCCCAAATCCCCCCAAATCCATCCCCATCCAACAacgataaaacaaaataaacaaacaaaaacattgggGTAGTcactattttatattggggggggggggggggaccaattTGGGGAGGAGGCAACCGTATTTTGTATTAGTCATGTTATAAGGCAAcaggaaaaaatatattataacgtGGTAGGGGAAACAAAGATGTGTGATTGGGGgaggggtaggggtgggggggtggggggcattgCTCGCATGGCCCCCTTCTGACTACGTCAGTTGACAAAAatacatccaaataatttcatttacttttttgtgtgtgtgttattaaaacACCTAATAATGATGAGCGACAGGTTAATATGTGACGTTACGTGTTGAATTTGACagacaaaaccccccaactgGCTGTTATTTTAATGCATGAATACTTtttaagataagataagataacataaaactttattgcatataaacattcaacattaggaactggatgcaaaacatgtaattatatttgtaCAAGCATGGCACAGAGATACTAAACTAATTATTGgttaatacatatacacacatgtaaacCTATAGCAGGGATGTGATACCCATTAAGAAATATGAGCTGAAATGATTCTAAAAAAGCTGAAATCTTTATACCTAAATAAAGGTCTTTATCAGCATTTCAGATCAAATCCAATCTACTTTGTGAAAATACATGACTGTATGTTTGCACAAAACACTAGAGAGCCGACATCCCTGCTATAGGCCTAAACAAGTTTACACACTGCATCTGCACATGCAGGATCCGTGTtttgcataataaatataaatttagcATGCATAGACATCATTTTAAATGTGTCATGtaaagttaaatattcatatagtTTAGAGCGTGGAGTATTATATTTCAGACATATTATGATGTGATGATATTTGTCTTCAATCAGAAGGAAGGaactggtttatttaacgacgcactcaacacattttatttacggttatatggcgtcggtctTCAATCAGATTGCACTGATTACATAATCGTTCTTCTCCTGTGGTAAAGGGttttatgtactttatattCTTTATACAGTCAATCTTATCCTTGACAGATAGTGGAATATTACAGTAATCGTACGCTGTCCTGCGCTACCTTTATTCGCCATCAAAAGGAATGGTGCTGGGGTGTGCATTTCGACATattcggggcgggacgtggcccagtggtaaagcgctcgcctgatgcgtgatcggtctggtatcgatccccgtcggcggacccagtgcgctatttctcgttccagccagtgcaccacgactggtatatcaaagaccgtggtatgtgctatcctgtatgtgggatggtgcatataaaagatcccttgctaataatggaaaaatataacgtgtttcctctctaagatcatATGCTAAAATTAGCAAATTTtggacattcaatagccgatgattaataatcaatgtgctccagtggtgtcggtaaacaaaataaacttttcttTCCGAAATCTTCTGTCAATTTACGAAAATAGCCGGAAACGTTTCTATAAAAAACTAAACAGTCCTTTGATTTTAATATGCTTATGTGCGAATAGAATCGCTGTttgtcatttaataataataatttgtttggaGGTGCATACCCCCTCCGAAATTCAAAGAACCCTGAAAAATCCAGTGTTTATCAAATAAACATAGtccatttattgtttttagtgGGGCACATGTTTACAATGGTCAGCTTGATATTATGTGTGTGAATGATTACCATGTTACAAACATTGTTTATGTACTTCTGAATACTTTTTGTAGGTGTCCCTTTTAAGCATTGCCTTTAGGAGaactgttgtttataaataatgcTATTCGAATAATATGTGTTTTAGATAGGCCTACACAagattaaaattagaaaaaggGTTTAATACAccatgcaaacaaaacattcgAAGGTGTTTGAATATTATACCATAGGCGTATAACAGCAGTTGGTGAGTGAAGctatattttaaattgaatttCAACTGGGAGGATGCATTATCTTCAAAGTTGGGATTGGGGGAAGGCAGTCCGACGCCTATGTTTTCTCATTTCCAATGACTCATGATAATCTTATTGACAGCGCAACGCTCTTATCTTCAGAGTTGAGGGTAGTGGGAAATTCTCTGGCCCCCTTCCcgctttctatatatatatatatatatatatatatatatatatatatatatatatatgcctgtATATGTTTTTTTGATCATTTCCAAGGACTCATCTTCTTGTGAGAGCAAAAAGCTACAAGGCTGGATCTTTCAGGAATAATTATGACTCTCATGCAGTCTACCAGAAGGAATTAAAATAATCAGAAACTCAGattatgtaatattttgaaaagagACCCATATCAAAGCTGATTTACATGTGCTAATAACTGATAATGCATAACGTGGATTTATTGACATATATTATGATAGGCTCTGCAGAAAATATGCTTCAACTCTTAAATCCATACATGCCTGTTGTGCACTtcacaggcccataggaaccggGAGGGTAAGCGGACCTCACTTGAGactcaaaatgtttttggtttttgttctAGTACAGgtattagtgatgttccaatgatcaattataatcgaACAATTTATCACTTTGGTTCtaacaatgtgatgatcgattataaaaatccatgatcatgtgtgtgggaaaatgttaactgtaatagttctTCCTGTTTATATGATATTATGAATGTAAATATGATGAGGTTTGGGTCTGTTTTCATGTGTATCTAAAAATAGAGAAGATATTATATAGTTAATTAGCAATTTGAAGGGTGAACACGACAAGAGGTGCgtggtccttataattcaaatccttcctttgtttatataattctaaccgattgtgtaatcgaaagttaaTCGGTTGGTGTCAACCGATTAAAACCGATGATCGAAGATGtaattccaaccgattcccaacacacacacacacacacacacacacacacacacacacacacacacacagagagacacacacaaatacgcacatacacacacacgcacacgctcacgcacacactaacacacacatacacacacacgcagacacacacacacacacatacatacacacacacacatatacatatatgtatatgtatatatatatatatatatatatatatcaaaaccaATATAATTTTAGATATTCATAAATGTATAGAATTAGTATTTATCATGTCttttacattttcacaaaaactaaatatcAAACAATAAACAGACAACCTTTAATAAAGAAGGTGAGCCATTTCCGCCATGTTGTATATTCATACTGTGAGGTAATACAGTTACTGCTAAAAGGGACCCGAATTATTGAAAGGCAAAAAAGATAACGTCACATAAAAGTCCCATTTTTGCCTTAATAActctattatatatttttaacaaactcGTGTGTTTTCGCTCTAAGCGTACCTATTGTCAAAAATCTGTAATTAATGAATTGTAGTTTTGTTGTGCAGACGCATATATGATTTTGAGGCCattcaataataaaacactCTTAAATCCTATTTAAGGTATTAAatttaaaggccgtggtatgtattatcctgtctgtgggatggtgcatataaaatatcccttgctgctaatcggaaagagtagcccatgaagtggcgacagcgggtttcttctctcaatatctgtgtggttcttaaccatatgtccgacgccatataaccataaataaagtgtgttgagtgcatcgttaaataaaacatttccttccttcgttctaGAAGCGGTGCAGCATGCAGTAGGATGGACAAAGTGAAGTTAATCTATGTTTATCATATGCTGACCATTGGTTGGCTACATCGGTTTATACTAATTATCCACTAGTCTTGAagtcttttgttttgttgttgttgttgttgttatagttgttgttattgttattattattattattattatacttgtatttaaattaaagtCAAAAGTATGagtgttataataaatatatttatacaagatCCTAAAGAGAGCAAGCTTGTAAGACCAATGATAAACAAAACAGGAGACAGGCGGATTGTAAATGAAAAGGCTGTTTATTCAAAACGACAGAGTTAGTTACATGACATGTAAATATGTAACACAGAGTATACAAAACGTATGTTTATACTCCAATCTTTGTGATGAGTAAAGCATGGTCTTAGGTGGGGTTCAGAACAACCGCCTACCCACAACTAAATTGTATACACATATTATTACCTTCAAACATGATATAACATGGTTAAAACAGTAATGCATACACATAgttacattcatacatatattaacatgttttaaaacaatgtataaatgactatcactgtacatgtacatcacaaaCGTACGTCATATAAACTGCCATAGGTTAAAGGTGGTGAAGTGAGGGAAGGTGGTTGGTCAAAATTAAGAATGGTTTGATAAATAACCACGTACCTCGTGTAGCTTGGCTTTTCCACATAATGGTACCAGCGGGATTAATGCGCCTTAGGGGCTTTTCACCTCACAACCCCATGTCCCCTTGCGCAATAACCAGGAACATTCTTTTGTGAAAATAGTTCCTTTCTGGccaaattattaaattgtaacaAAATCGTACCTGTATAAAAGGcattaaaacaagttttaatttacatttatagttaaatatgattatttcttTTCTCCTGAAATATGCGTGTTATACTAATCCACAAAAGCACTAGTTGTGAGACGCGATAGGGGACTTCACTGATAAAATATGACTCACATTTGTAAAAATAGAATACATATCCTCTTCTAATGTCTCTCTCTATAACTCTTATCTGgtcaataaaatgtaatttttattttaaccttTGGTATATATGCATTGGTTAAGAAAAAACAATTTCccagtaaaaataaacaaaaaacattaatcaAACTATATAGTGCATTGGGCTTCACTTCATTATCGTCGAAGAGTATGGATTAGATTTTCCCAAAACAGTCTAGAAGCAGCAGGGTCGTGAACCCACTTGATGCATGTGGTGCTCATTAGTATGGCGGACATGGAATGAGTGATCCGCCGTTTGTTCAGTTCCTCCATCATGATAACCACTGGCAGTTGACGTCTGTTTTCTAGCAGTTCCCTCTGGATAATGTCCATTTCAAAATGACACCACTCGCTCTCCGAGACGCTGTTCGAGAGAACAACAACAAGCTTTCGACTCTGATTTATGCAGTTCATGATGTTGTCTATGATGAGTCGTCCTGCCTCGAAATCCCGTTCGTGGAGGCACAATTTCAAGCCATACCTATTTTCAAGAATTGGAACTGCTACGTCAAATATCCAATCAGCATCGTGGGCACAATATAGTACAAATGCGTCGTAAGTGTATTCCCGATCCTGATTCGTTACATTATTTCCACCGCTCATGCATGCCATGTAGAGCAAGTAACGGAGATGCCATcggtatttatatattattgcaaTTACTACGGCAGCCGTTGTTACAAAACTGCACCCGAACAGGATGAGCATTCGTGCAGTGAATCCCAGTAAACATGTCCGTTCCGTCATTTTCAGGTCCACCATCTTTAGTTTGTCTGGACCTGCGCACTCGTAACTTCCCAGTGAGTGATTAAACAGACTTTGGTTATTACGAAACCACTGTATAAACCAGAAAAGGGAACAACTGCAATAGAATGGATTTGATGACAAGTCAATTGTCTGCATCCTTTGGCGTACTTTATTCGGTATTGACGCTTCCGAGACCTTCGTAATGTGGTTTTGGTTCAGATATAACTCTTTCAGAGATTCTAAGTTTTCGAAGATTCCACTGTCCCAGTTGGTGATCGAGTTTATGCCTAAATTAAGAAAATTGAGCTTTTTCATTGTTGAGATTGCAGGTGGAATACGAGGTAGAGAACATTCTATCATACGGAGAGTTTCCAAATTTCCACTGACTGGCTTAAAGAGATCTTCTAAGAATTCCGGAGAAGCTAGTTTAAAATTGTTTCCAGA includes the following:
- the LOC121367836 gene encoding toll-like receptor 4, whose amino-acid sequence is MYTRVPRIDAFLRVLFLVVCASSVNLNEKVCLFKGTNAICSHHGARLWYIPRIPPNITILYFNFNVLTHVTKHTFRNITGANMKLQTLHLNFDKIQYISLGAFGVFRHLSNLSLTGNHIKPVILAHAFTGISITPVQRLDMLDMGMDNIPEGFFRNLNSSKITHLHMHMNKFLFFDIAHLRFISSLVHVGLSQNYISYVVMHENDTLKELDVGYNIFRNVCSHASTVPSLVYLNLNFDSIYYIEANAFDCLPNLQHLKMNGNFLTTLTTSLFSKLPNLITLHLQHIPVLKYIDRFAFNNSNLKHIYLNNGLSASTEIHKDAFGGCSSLTYIDLSGNNFKLASPEFLEDLFKPVSGNLETLRMIECSLPRIPPAISTMKKLNFLNLGINSITNWDSGIFENLESLKELYLNQNHITKVSEASIPNKVRQRMQTIDLSSNPFYCSCSLFWFIQWFRNNQSLFNHSLGSYECAGPDKLKMVDLKMTERTCLLGFTARMLILFGCSFVTTAAVVIAIIYKYRWHLRYLLYMACMSGGNNVTNQDREYTYDAFVLYCAHDADWIFDVAVPILENRYGLKLCLHERDFEAGRLIIDNIMNCINQSRKLVVVLSNSVSESEWCHFEMDIIQRELLENRRQLPVVIMMEELNKRRITHSMSAILMSTTCIKWVHDPAASRLFWENLIHTLRR